A window of the Aquarana catesbeiana isolate 2022-GZ linkage group LG05, ASM4218655v1, whole genome shotgun sequence genome harbors these coding sequences:
- the HOXA1 gene encoding homeobox protein Hox-A1: protein MDCARMSSFLDYPSLMSAEAGSCPSRAFHPDHGLPTFQSCAVSANNCNSDDRFLVGRGVQLSSHHHHHPHQTGAFQTPNNLAMSYSHPSCAAGYGMQNFSAGYSHFPINQETDVSPGFPSAVYTGNIASTVVQQHHQHQSYVDGTGSAHYIHHHHHHTYGAEQQNLPMATYNNNSVSSIHINHQEACRSPSAEISPPAQTFDWMKVKRNPPKTGKAGEYGYAGQPNTVRTNFTTKQLTELEKEFHFNKYLTRARRVEIAAALQLNETQVKIWFQNRRMKQKKREKEGLLPISPSASTGSDEKPEDMSDKSSPSPCAPSPASSTSDHLNSSN, encoded by the exons ATGGACTGTGCGAGGATGAGTTCCTTCCTAGATTACCCGAGCCTGATGAGTGCAGAAGCCGGGAGCTGCCCCTCCAGAGCCTTCCACCCTGACCATGGACTTCCAACTTTCCAGTCCTGCGCAGTCTCTGCCAATAACTGTAACAGCGATGATCGCTTTTTGGTTGGCCGGGGGGTCCAGCTAAGTTCCCATCACCACCACCATCCCCACCAAACTGGGGCTTTCCAGACCCCCAACAACCTGGCCATGTCCTATTCCCACCCGAGCTGCGCTGCAGGGTATGGAATGCAGAATTTCAGCGCAGGATATTCTCACTTCCCCATAAATCAGGAGACAGATGTCAGTCCAGGCTTCCCCAGCGCCGTGTATACTGGCAACATCGCCTCCACTGTGGTCCAGCAGCACCATCAGCACCAGAGCTATGTGGACGGCACAGGGTCAGCCCACTAcatccaccaccatcaccatcatACCTATGGAGCAGAGCAGCAGAACCTTCCCATGGCCACCTATAATAACAACAGTGTCAGCAGCATACACATCAATCACCAAGAAGCTTGTCGATCACCATCTGCTGAGATCTCTCCACCAGCACAGACGTTCGACTGGATGAAAGTGAAGCGCAATCCACCCAAAACTG GTAAAGCTGGTGAATATGGATATGCCGGTCAACCCAACACTGTGAGAACCAATTTTACCACCAAGcagctgacagaactggagaaagAATTCCATTTCAACAAGTACCTGACCAGGGCCAGGAGGGTGGAGATTGCAGCAGCTCTGCAGCTTAATGAGACCCAGGTGAAGATCTGGTTTCAGAACAGAAGGatgaaacaaaaaaagagagagaaagaaggtctCCTGCCAATCTCTCCCTCTGCCAGCACAGGAAGTGATGAAAAGCCAGAAGACATGTCAGACAAGTCAAGTCCTTCACCCTGTGCTCCATCACCAGCTTCTTCTACCTCTGATCATCTCAATTCCTCCAACTAA